The region GCTCATTATGattaaaccaaaacaaacacaaattgCCAACAATCTTATCTGACTTTTTAAAGTAGAAACAactgtaaataattaaaaacactgCACATGTTGGACAAGTTTCTCATCGACAGCTTTAGCCAGAGCTGTAACTGATCCTTTCCTGTCACTGACACGTGTAAGGTTAATGAGCATGTTGATACCCGCAAAGGTGCGGAGCGCAttcacttacacacacatactctcGTATGTATGGCTCCTGTCTCTGTGCACCCTCTGACCTTTTAACTTCCCTGAGGCCATATAGTAAATCCGTCATCATGCCAGCAGCTCTGGAGTGGCCCTTTCCACCTCTGACACCTCAGCCCCTCTGCTGGGCGTTATTAACAATCTGAAAGCCACGATGTGACAGATACACTTGGGCCCAGAGTCAGACTCGCTGCTCTGACAGGAACACGCCGAGCCAGTCTGGCTCCTCATGAGACCTTGACCTGGAGCTTGGGAATCCTCTGGGGTTCTGGATCAGTGGAACTGGGTTCCTGCCATTCTCCAATTCCAGAACAAGCCCAAACCAGTCTAAGCTAAGTCtagtgtgtgttttattttctaaaatcgaCACTAGACTGAAATGAAGGCGCAAACAAACATATGATCTTAGGTGGTTGCAAGTAAATTGTTGTTGGGGATTACAAGATTGATGTCCGTCATTATTCAGATTTCTAAGAAATACATTGAAATGGTTTTGAAAACCAAGTGTAAGGTATAATTACAGGCAGAGAAGACAAGAAAGAGGAATCAGAAGTGGAAACAAAGGAATGTTTAGAGACCAGAGCAAAACTGAGAGCGTGGACTTCCTTCCTACACACCCCTTTTAGTCCTAAGGCTACAGTCTGTGCTCTCTGCTTGCAATCTAAATTACATACCTCaagaaacaaaataatggcatggtttgattttatttcatgcAGAACTTCATTCAGGGTTAGGGTAGGTGCTGTTAGAAGAATACAAAGAAAGTACTGTTCAAGCTACACAGAATACagttatttattgtatttatttatattatttgtgtatatatacacacctttcaaaagtttgtggtcagtatgattatttgaaaaaaaaaaaattttattccGCAAAGacattaatgttacaaaagatttctattttaaataaattatgttcttttgaatgttcttttatcaaagaaaaaatacatcatggttttcacacaaaatattaagcagcacaactgttttttagCATTGATGgttataagaaatatttcttgagcaccatatcagcatattagaatgatttctgaaggatcatgtgacgctgaagactggagtaatgatgctgaaagttcactttgccatcacaggaataaattacattttaaattatattagtattattttaaactgtagtaGTAGttcgcaatattactgtttttactatcaAATATATGCAGCATTGGTGAACACAAGATACTAAATACTTCAAAAATCTtaccaaaacttttgaacaaagaagaatgaagaaaccctccaccttccccagctccacatgtatagatctgctatgggtaattcatgtatgatattttgtacagcagcagcatgtcttacttgctcacagcagcatatcgtgtatgtattggcagtagcaagtcccgtacttgcagcaacagcagcagcagcatagcagatctattctgccaaaaaaaaaaaaaaaaaatcaacattgtaatatccattaccatgccaaacacagagatttgtcatgacagaaatgtatATTATTGGCCATTCATTGCAGAGTTAAGGAATTAAGGCCATTGTTGACATTCATGTTTTCTCCACCTGCAGCATATCAATAATGACCACATCCATGGAGAGAAGAAGGAGTTTGTGTGCCGATGGGAGGAGTGCTCACGAGAACAGAAGCCTTTTAAGGCCCAGTACATGCTTGTGGTTCACATGCGTCGACACACTGGGGAGAAGCCCCATAAATGCACAGTAAGTGATGCACCACTGCTCATCGGGCCTTCATTTCATTCTTAAATGCACTTACTCTAACACTTTTTCTTcgagtccactttagacattctagtAACttcaagtaactttgcaactacatatcAACTACCAgttattagagtattagtagactgccTGCTTAATACTGTATCTGttaatgctttattttgatggtcccccaacagacattctactgactataagtaactttgcaagtacatgtcaacttattctactaatcctaaccctaaacctaacccaacAGTCTATTAATACTCTAACGAGAGTTAGCATGTTGACGTAGTTGGAAATTAATGAGTTAGTTGacttgtagttgcaaagttacttatagttaaaagaatgtctaaagttgactaacaaaataaagtgcaaccacaCTTACTACCTCACCCCTCCCTATTTAAAAACCTATACCTCCTTTACCTTTAATTGCAAAAATACACACATCTATTTCTGAACCCACAAGTAGAGCAAGCTACTGCTTTACAGAAATAGGCTTGTTTCTTATTTCAGCAGAACATCTGATTTTAAACAGGACACATTTTCATCTtggctacatttatttttctaaaacatcATGAAGGCACGCTGATTTCCAGCCAGTTTTAGTGGCTTGAGATCCTATTAAAAAGTGAACTTCTGGGTGTGTTGATTGACAGGATGGAGACATAATTAAAGTCTGAGGAGAGGAAGGTGCCTTGGGCCTTTATTAAATTTTACTGAAGTTTCCACACACCttcactgtatgtatatataaatatatgatcATAATAACTGTTGAAAACATGGTCTGAACAAGCAAAATTATCAAAACTATCactataaaaaaagtttaagggAGAATCTCATGAAAACCTATCCAGGTCCagttttaacaatatttttacgGTAATGAGAATTGTAtagaaaatatgctttattGTCCAATAGACTCCATTGTCTTTTaggaaaaatataatttcttattttactttaaatttaGGGGTGAAATATAACCCAGACGTTTTCTTAACAGGTTTTATGAGATTCAATCATAAAGCCATTTGATTTTTGTTATGACTGATGAGGGCTTATGTAATAGATTGTTTTCTCTTtatctcactctctctttctaGTTTGAAGGTTGCTCGAAAGCTTACTCTCGACTGGAAAACCTCAAAACTCACCTGAGGTCCCACACAGGGGAGAAACCCTACGTATGCGAGCATGAGGGTTGCAACAAGGCGTTTTCCAATGCTTCAGACCGAGCCAAGCACCAGAACCGCACACACTCAAATGAGGTTCGAGCATTCAACATCTGTTTTATAACGTGCATTTTGTTTCCCATCTCATAGAGACCCAGAGATTTGATTTAAGTCAGATTTCATTGCTCTCTGAAAGCTGTCTGTCACTCCTTTGCAGAAACCATATGTGTGCAAGATCCCAGGTTGCACAAAACGCTATACAGACCCCAGTTCTCTCAGGAAACATGTAAAGACCGTTCATGGTCCAGAAGCACATGTCACTAAGAAGCAGCGTGGTGATGCACCACCTAAACCTCACCCCCCTAAAGGGAATGGAGAAAATGAGGCCCACACAAAGCATGTAAGGGGAAGAACAGACGGGTTAGGGGAGGCCAACAGCACCACCCGAGGAGTAGAGGATTGCCAACATGTCAAGTCTATCAAGACGGAAAACACAGTGGTAAGAATGGTCTGTTTCATACTTAATAAATGATTACATCACTGATGAGAGGTTCTGTCAAAGTTTTTAACCAAAAGTAGTTTTACACGGTGCACGGTAACCACAAGTTCCCAGATTCTTTTCCAATAGGAAAGAGGCAGTACAAGATTCATTACTTTGATATcaaatcaatttatcatttatcaAATCAATGAATTAATTTAGCTTTTTTCTGGTCAAAGAAAAACACAGGAGAGAAAACAATGCCCATTTTTGCTGCTCTATGCTGCTGCTATTTAAGATCTAAGATGGTGTCTAATCTGTTTTATGGAGGAATAAATGCCATAACTACTTATTTTTGTtgacttattttacatattaGCTTTTTTCATGTAAGATATGCTGTATTTACAGTAATCATCTCATGCAGAGATGCAGCATGTGCAGAGCTTGTTGTTTATCATGTACTGTGTGAAATGCTCTTAATGTGGAATTCAAACTAATGTACTAACCATTTCCTCAACTAATATACTAACCCTGTCCTTTCTTCTTAACTAACTTGCTTCTCTTTGAAAATAATGGACAGACTGTACTAAGGTGAGCACTGCAGCAATGTCTTTTTAATGCATGGCAAAATCAATACTTCAGTAAAACCCAACTTCAGTAATGTTTGGTTTAGTTGTACTTGTAAccaaaactaaataaatgttGTAATGGAATTAGTTTGATGTTAGATTCAAATTAAAGATTATGGACCCAGGCACCTGATTTAATTGTTTTGAACTAGTGTTACGACACGTTTGCCTCTATCATATCCTGCTTTTGGTGTTAAAAACTCATTTTGTGTATAACTATACTAAAATACATTTGGTTTATTGCAGATTACCAGtagaacaattaaaaaaaagaaaaatatgtgttccctatgcAAATCAGCTGTACATTTTCACAAGGAGGAACACTTGCCCCACACAACTTTGTATCTAACATTAGTGAAGAACTAATCTTAATACTAATACAAATACATAACTGTATTAGTTTTCATAAACCAGATAATAAATGAGGCACCAAACATCTGAATGTTTCAATTTCACATGACCATTTTTTCCTTAATTCCACAAACGTTACTGATTCTGTGATAAAATGTCAGTGGAACTGACCTTTGCTCATTATTGTTCCTCTGTAGATGTATCAGTCCAGCCCTGGTGGTCAGTCATCATGTAGCAGTGAGCCATCGCCACTTGGCAGTGCCACCAACAATGACAGTGGAGTAGAGATGACCATGCACAGTGGAGGCAGTTTGGGGGACCTGAGTGCTTTAGATGACACGCCTGTAGTAGATTCTACCGGTTCTCCAGGTACTTCTGCAGGAGTAGGTCTTCAGCTGCGTAAAAACAGGGGAGGACTACTACATCTTGAGCACATCAAGAAGGAAAAACTAAAAACTGTGAGAGACTCCTGCTCCTGGGCAAATGCTTCACCTCAAGTCCGAAATACCAAGCTGCCTCCAATACCCTCTATTGGTGAGTACTGCAGccaaaaaaaagaataatttattaCTTTGGAAATTGAGTTCTTTGTTTGCATTCACATGCATTGTTAGAAAGTAGCATTACTCTCATTACTCTGTTTTTTTTAGACTCATTGCTGGACACTCAGATCCTTGGACCTCCAACGCAACGTTCAGGAGATTTGTCTTCGTATGAGATGACAATACTAAATCAGCTGCATGAGCGCAGAGACAGCTCCACCAGCACAATGAGCTCAGCATACACGCCAAGTCGTCGGTCCTCTGGTATTTCACCCTGCTACTCCAGTCGTCGCTCTAGCGAGGCTTCGCAATTTGGAGTCCGTAACAACAATGTCAGCTCAGCAGATTCCTATGACCCCATCTCCACAGATATGTCACGGCGCTCCAGTGAAGCTAGCCAATGCGGCGGTGCAGGTGGACTACCAAGTTTACTAAATCTCACGCCGGCACAACACTACCGTCTCAAGGCGAAATACGCTGCAGCCACAGGGGGTGCGCCACCGACACCTCTACCCAACATGGATCGCATGAGTCTTAGAACTAGAATGGCCCTGTACAATGACTCGCAAGAAAGTTCAACACATTTACACCATTCCCAAGGTGTAGTCAACTCAAGGCGCTGCAGCGACACCGGCTACAGTGCACCTGGCATGATGCCTCATGAAGTTCAGGCTAATCTCCTGCGACGAGCAAGTGATCCTGTTCGTCGTACAACTTTCGACCCGCTCTCCTTGCCAAGGGTTCAACGTTTCAACAGCATCAGCAACATGAACGTATCGCGTCTGCCTGCGTTAGATCGACGTGCTTTCAACTTGCAGAGCAACACTTGTTCTGATGGCAGCTTGCACCGTCATCCCTTCAGCCAAAGGCCACCTAGTATTTCAGAGAATGTTTTAATGGAGAATATGGCCAGTGATGGAGGTGATCAGCAAGAGGATGATATAGTGCTTCCGGATGACATGGTACAGTACCTCAGGTCCCAGAATGGTAGCTCACATCAGGACCCAGGGATTTCTGTCAATGGCGGTCATGCACTAGAGTTCCATGGTAATATGACCTCCCAACAACAACAATTCTACGGGCAACGACGAATTGGCATGGCAAGCAACAATGGAAGCCATGTAGAGCCTATTTGCTCACATCCAGAGCAAATGGCCGATACTCAAGACGTGAACAAGAACAACATGCCTGTGCAATGGAACGAGGTCAGTTCTGGTTCTGTAGATACAACTGCAAGGCTTCCAAAGCAGCAACAGCTCCGAGGGAACTTGGCAGTGGTTCAGCAGAAGCAGAATTTTGGCCCTTACCAAGGCTTTGGCTCTAATCAACAGATTGTACCAATGAGCCAGAATCTGGCTAGCATGCAACAGGGTTATCCACAGAGGACTATCCAGAGGATGAACCCTGTCCAGCAGTATCGGCAGTCTATTGCCAATCCATGTCAGAATCTCAGCGAGCAAGTAAACCCTCAAACGGTATATCGGCAGGACCTCAATTTCAACTCCAGTCAACACCTAACATATAACAGCATGGGTCCGCCCAATGGGAGAGCGGTGCAAAACCAACAGATGCAGAATTACAGATCAAACTTTGCACATATGAATAATATGAATAACGCCAACCAGCAAAATTATGTTCCCCTTACTGCCGGTCAAAATGCAGGCAGAGGACTAATACAGCCCAGACCTCCATCTGAGCCCAAACCTTTGAATAGGCAACACTCAGGGTCAGGTATGGTTCAGCAGAATGGTTGCTCCCTGTCCAACATCAACTCCTCAGAAGCTAGCCCAAAGAGACCAGGTGACTTTGGTCAACACGGCAATGGGAATGGCACTGTGTACTATTCAGGAGAGATCCATATGTTGGACCCC is a window of Megalobrama amblycephala isolate DHTTF-2021 linkage group LG6, ASM1881202v1, whole genome shotgun sequence DNA encoding:
- the gli2a gene encoding zinc finger protein GLI2a isoform X3, producing the protein METTSPTTTEKKECKGSGLDGSSFSDLPKKPSPTTASRAPHLFSTFHTPIPIDMRHHEGRYHYEPHPLHPMHGPHGLAGSPVISDISLIRLSPHAAATGESPFNPPHPYVNPHMEHYLRSVHSSPTLSMISAARGLSPADAVTHEHLKERSLFGLPPPPPGANPSEYYHLIASHRSPYGDLLMQTGAAAAHLPDYMSPVDMSRFPSPRLTPRVSRKRALSISPVSDASIDLQTMIRTSPNSLVAYINNSRSSSAASSSYGHLSVGAISPSFTFPHPITPVAYHQLLSQQRGLNAFGHTPPLLQPSPSLSTRQQTLVAASVLTNNSSADTNTESSQNAGGDPAVSSTVNPMIFKRSKVKTEADGPHPISPGSQDHMELREELDKDECKQEPEAVYETNCHWEGCSKEYDTQDQLVHHINNDHIHGEKKEFVCRWEECSREQKPFKAQYMLVVHMRRHTGEKPHKCTFEGCSKAYSRLENLKTHLRSHTGEKPYVCEHEGCNKAFSNASDRAKHQNRTHSNEKPYVCKIPGCTKRYTDPSSLRKHVKTVHGPEAHVTKKQRGDAPPKPHPPKGNGENEAHTKHVRGRTDGLGEANSTTRGVEDCQHVKSIKTENTVMYQSSPGGQSSCSSEPSPLGSATNNDSGVEMTMHSGGSLGDLSALDDTPVVDSTGSPGTSAGVGLQLRKNRGGLLHLEHIKKEKLKTVRDSCSWANASPQVRNTKLPPIPSIDSLLDTQILGPPTQRSGDLSSYEMTILNQLHERRDSSTSTMSSAYTPSRRSSGISPCYSSRRSSEASQFGVRNNNVSSADSYDPISTDMSRRSSEASQCGGAGGLPSLLNLTPAQHYRLKAKYAAATGGAPPTPLPNMDRMSLRTRMALYNDSQESSTHLHHSQGVVNSRRCSDTGYSAPGMMPHEVQANLLRRASDPVRRTTFDPLSLPRVQRFNSISNMNVSRLPALDRRAFNLQSNTCSDGSLHRHPFSQRPPSISENVLMENMASDGGDQQEDDIVLPDDMVQYLRSQNGSSHQDPGISVNGGHALEFHGNMTSQQQQFYGQRRIGMASNNGSHVEPICSHPEQMADTQDVNKNNMPVQWNEVSSGSVDTTARLPKQQQLRGNLAVVQQKQNFGPYQGFGSNQQIVPMSQNLASMQQGYPQRTIQRMNPVQQYRQSIANPCQNLSEQVNPQTVYRQDLNFNSSQHLTYNSMGPPNGRAVQNQQMQNYRSNFAHMNNMNNANQQNYVPLTAGQNAGRGLIQPRPPSEPKPLNRQHSGSGMVQQNGCSLSNINSSEASPKRPGDFGQHGNGNGTVYYSGEIHMLDPSVDYGSPMSPCTNQAPVASVSTMASPGVNQVTSTVDSTQTLEHTQIDFDAILDDGDHSSLMSGTLSPGLLQSLSQNSSRLTTPRNSVTLASIPAGIGNMAIGDMSSMLTALAEESKFLNMMA
- the gli2a gene encoding zinc finger protein GLI2a isoform X4 → METTSPTTTEKKECKGSGLDGSSFSDLPKKPSPTTASRAPHLFSTFHTPIPIDMRHHEGRYHYEPHPLHPMHGPHGLAGSPVISDISLIRLSPHAAATGESPFNPPHPYVNPHMEHYLRSVHSSPTLSMISAARGLSPADVTHEHLKERSLFGLPPPPPGANPSEYYHLIASHRSPYGDLLMQTGAAAAHLPDYMSPVDMSRFPSPRLTPRVSRKRALSISPVSDASIDLQTMIRTSPNSLVAYINNSRSSSAASSSYGHLSVGAISPSFTFPHPITPVAYHQLLSQQRGLNAFGHTPPLLQPSPSLSTRQQTLVAASVLTNNSSADTNTESSQNAGGDPAVSSTVNPMIFKRSKVKTEADGPHPISPGSQDHMELREELDKDECKQEPEAVYETNCHWEGCSKEYDTQDQLVHHINNDHIHGEKKEFVCRWEECSREQKPFKAQYMLVVHMRRHTGEKPHKCTFEGCSKAYSRLENLKTHLRSHTGEKPYVCEHEGCNKAFSNASDRAKHQNRTHSNEKPYVCKIPGCTKRYTDPSSLRKHVKTVHGPEAHVTKKQRGDAPPKPHPPKGNGENEAHTKHVRGRTDGLGEANSTTRGVEDCQHVKSIKTENTVMYQSSPGGQSSCSSEPSPLGSATNNDSGVEMTMHSGGSLGDLSALDDTPVVDSTGSPGTSAGVGLQLRKNRGGLLHLEHIKKEKLKTVRDSCSWANASPQVRNTKLPPIPSIDSLLDTQILGPPTQRSGDLSSYEMTILNQLHERRDSSTSTMSSAYTPSRRSSGISPCYSSRRSSEASQFGVRNNNVSSADSYDPISTDMSRRSSEASQCGGAGGLPSLLNLTPAQHYRLKAKYAAATGGAPPTPLPNMDRMSLRTRMALYNDSQESSTHLHHSQGVVNSRRCSDTGYSAPGMMPHEVQANLLRRASDPVRRTTFDPLSLPRVQRFNSISNMNVSRLPALDRRAFNLQSNTCSDGSLHRHPFSQRPPSISENVLMENMASDGGDQQEDDIVLPDDMVQYLRSQNGSSHQDPGISVNGGHALEFHGNMTSQQQQFYGQRRIGMASNNGSHVEPICSHPEQMADTQDVNKNNMPVQWNEVSSGSVDTTARLPKQQQLRGNLAVVQQKQNFGPYQGFGSNQQIVPMSQNLASMQQGYPQRTIQRMNPVQQYRQSIANPCQNLSEQVNPQTVYRQDLNFNSSQHLTYNSMGPPNGRAVQNQQMQNYRSNFAHMNNMNNANQQNYVPLTAGQNAGRGLIQPRPPSEPKPLNRQHSGSGMVQQNGCSLSNINSSEASPKRPGDFGQHGNGNGTVYYSGEIHMLDPSVDYGSPMSPCTNQAPVASVSTMASPGVNQVTSTVDSTQTLEHTQIDFDAILDDGDHSSLMSGTLSPGLLQSLSQNSSRLTTPRNSVTLASIPAGIGNMAIGDMSSMLTALAEESKFLNMMA
- the gli2a gene encoding zinc finger protein GLI2a isoform X2 translates to METTSPTTTEKKECKGSGLDGSSFSDLPKKPSPTTASRAPHLFSTFHTPIPIDMRHHEGRYHYEPHPLHPMHGPHGLAGSPVISDISLIRLSPHAAATGESPFNPPHPYVNPHMEHYLRSVHSSPTLSMISAARGLSPADVTHEHLKERSLFGLPPPPPGANPSEYYHLIASHRSPYGDLLMQTGAAAAHLPDYMSPVDMSRFPSPRLTPRVSRKRALSISPVSDASIDLQTMIRTSPNSLVAYINNSRSSSAASSSYGHLSVGAISPSFTFPHPITPVAYHQLLSQQRGLNAFGHTPPLLQPSPSLSTRQQTLVAASVLTNNSSADTNTESSQNAGGDPAVSSTVNPMIFKRSKVKTEADGPHPISPGSQDHMELREELDKDECKQEPEAVYETNCHWEGCSKEYDTQDQLVHHINNDHIHGEKKEFVCRWEECSREQKPFKAQYMLVVHMRRHTGEKPHKCTFEGCSKAYSRLENLKTHLRSHTGEKPYVCEHEGCNKAFSNASDRAKHQNRTHSNEKPYVCKIPGCTKRYTDPSSLRKHVKTVHGPEAHVTKKQRGDAPPKPHPPKGNGENEAHTKHVRGRTDGLGEANSTTRGVEDCQHVKSIKTENTVVRMMYQSSPGGQSSCSSEPSPLGSATNNDSGVEMTMHSGGSLGDLSALDDTPVVDSTGSPGTSAGVGLQLRKNRGGLLHLEHIKKEKLKTVRDSCSWANASPQVRNTKLPPIPSIDSLLDTQILGPPTQRSGDLSSYEMTILNQLHERRDSSTSTMSSAYTPSRRSSGISPCYSSRRSSEASQFGVRNNNVSSADSYDPISTDMSRRSSEASQCGGAGGLPSLLNLTPAQHYRLKAKYAAATGGAPPTPLPNMDRMSLRTRMALYNDSQESSTHLHHSQGVVNSRRCSDTGYSAPGMMPHEVQANLLRRASDPVRRTTFDPLSLPRVQRFNSISNMNVSRLPALDRRAFNLQSNTCSDGSLHRHPFSQRPPSISENVLMENMASDGGDQQEDDIVLPDDMVQYLRSQNGSSHQDPGISVNGGHALEFHGNMTSQQQQFYGQRRIGMASNNGSHVEPICSHPEQMADTQDVNKNNMPVQWNEVSSGSVDTTARLPKQQQLRGNLAVVQQKQNFGPYQGFGSNQQIVPMSQNLASMQQGYPQRTIQRMNPVQQYRQSIANPCQNLSEQVNPQTVYRQDLNFNSSQHLTYNSMGPPNGRAVQNQQMQNYRSNFAHMNNMNNANQQNYVPLTAGQNAGRGLIQPRPPSEPKPLNRQHSGSGMVQQNGCSLSNINSSEASPKRPGDFGQHGNGNGTVYYSGEIHMLDPSVDYGSPMSPCTNQAPVASVSTMASPGVNQVTSTVDSTQTLEHTQIDFDAILDDGDHSSLMSGTLSPGLLQSLSQNSSRLTTPRNSVTLASIPAGIGNMAIGDMSSMLTALAEESKFLNMMA
- the gli2a gene encoding zinc finger protein GLI2a isoform X1 encodes the protein METTSPTTTEKKECKGSGLDGSSFSDLPKKPSPTTASRAPHLFSTFHTPIPIDMRHHEGRYHYEPHPLHPMHGPHGLAGSPVISDISLIRLSPHAAATGESPFNPPHPYVNPHMEHYLRSVHSSPTLSMISAARGLSPADAVTHEHLKERSLFGLPPPPPGANPSEYYHLIASHRSPYGDLLMQTGAAAAHLPDYMSPVDMSRFPSPRLTPRVSRKRALSISPVSDASIDLQTMIRTSPNSLVAYINNSRSSSAASSSYGHLSVGAISPSFTFPHPITPVAYHQLLSQQRGLNAFGHTPPLLQPSPSLSTRQQTLVAASVLTNNSSADTNTESSQNAGGDPAVSSTVNPMIFKRSKVKTEADGPHPISPGSQDHMELREELDKDECKQEPEAVYETNCHWEGCSKEYDTQDQLVHHINNDHIHGEKKEFVCRWEECSREQKPFKAQYMLVVHMRRHTGEKPHKCTFEGCSKAYSRLENLKTHLRSHTGEKPYVCEHEGCNKAFSNASDRAKHQNRTHSNEKPYVCKIPGCTKRYTDPSSLRKHVKTVHGPEAHVTKKQRGDAPPKPHPPKGNGENEAHTKHVRGRTDGLGEANSTTRGVEDCQHVKSIKTENTVVRMMYQSSPGGQSSCSSEPSPLGSATNNDSGVEMTMHSGGSLGDLSALDDTPVVDSTGSPGTSAGVGLQLRKNRGGLLHLEHIKKEKLKTVRDSCSWANASPQVRNTKLPPIPSIDSLLDTQILGPPTQRSGDLSSYEMTILNQLHERRDSSTSTMSSAYTPSRRSSGISPCYSSRRSSEASQFGVRNNNVSSADSYDPISTDMSRRSSEASQCGGAGGLPSLLNLTPAQHYRLKAKYAAATGGAPPTPLPNMDRMSLRTRMALYNDSQESSTHLHHSQGVVNSRRCSDTGYSAPGMMPHEVQANLLRRASDPVRRTTFDPLSLPRVQRFNSISNMNVSRLPALDRRAFNLQSNTCSDGSLHRHPFSQRPPSISENVLMENMASDGGDQQEDDIVLPDDMVQYLRSQNGSSHQDPGISVNGGHALEFHGNMTSQQQQFYGQRRIGMASNNGSHVEPICSHPEQMADTQDVNKNNMPVQWNEVSSGSVDTTARLPKQQQLRGNLAVVQQKQNFGPYQGFGSNQQIVPMSQNLASMQQGYPQRTIQRMNPVQQYRQSIANPCQNLSEQVNPQTVYRQDLNFNSSQHLTYNSMGPPNGRAVQNQQMQNYRSNFAHMNNMNNANQQNYVPLTAGQNAGRGLIQPRPPSEPKPLNRQHSGSGMVQQNGCSLSNINSSEASPKRPGDFGQHGNGNGTVYYSGEIHMLDPSVDYGSPMSPCTNQAPVASVSTMASPGVNQVTSTVDSTQTLEHTQIDFDAILDDGDHSSLMSGTLSPGLLQSLSQNSSRLTTPRNSVTLASIPAGIGNMAIGDMSSMLTALAEESKFLNMMA
- the gli2a gene encoding zinc finger protein GLI2a isoform X5, which encodes MEHYLRSVHSSPTLSMISAARGLSPADAVTHEHLKERSLFGLPPPPPGANPSEYYHLIASHRSPYGDLLMQTGAAAAHLPDYMSPVDMSRFPSPRLTPRVSRKRALSISPVSDASIDLQTMIRTSPNSLVAYINNSRSSSAASSSYGHLSVGAISPSFTFPHPITPVAYHQLLSQQRGLNAFGHTPPLLQPSPSLSTRQQTLVAASVLTNNSSADTNTESSQNAGGDPAVSSTVNPMIFKRSKVKTEADGPHPISPGSQDHMELREELDKDECKQEPEAVYETNCHWEGCSKEYDTQDQLVHHINNDHIHGEKKEFVCRWEECSREQKPFKAQYMLVVHMRRHTGEKPHKCTFEGCSKAYSRLENLKTHLRSHTGEKPYVCEHEGCNKAFSNASDRAKHQNRTHSNEKPYVCKIPGCTKRYTDPSSLRKHVKTVHGPEAHVTKKQRGDAPPKPHPPKGNGENEAHTKHVRGRTDGLGEANSTTRGVEDCQHVKSIKTENTVVRMMYQSSPGGQSSCSSEPSPLGSATNNDSGVEMTMHSGGSLGDLSALDDTPVVDSTGSPGTSAGVGLQLRKNRGGLLHLEHIKKEKLKTVRDSCSWANASPQVRNTKLPPIPSIDSLLDTQILGPPTQRSGDLSSYEMTILNQLHERRDSSTSTMSSAYTPSRRSSGISPCYSSRRSSEASQFGVRNNNVSSADSYDPISTDMSRRSSEASQCGGAGGLPSLLNLTPAQHYRLKAKYAAATGGAPPTPLPNMDRMSLRTRMALYNDSQESSTHLHHSQGVVNSRRCSDTGYSAPGMMPHEVQANLLRRASDPVRRTTFDPLSLPRVQRFNSISNMNVSRLPALDRRAFNLQSNTCSDGSLHRHPFSQRPPSISENVLMENMASDGGDQQEDDIVLPDDMVQYLRSQNGSSHQDPGISVNGGHALEFHGNMTSQQQQFYGQRRIGMASNNGSHVEPICSHPEQMADTQDVNKNNMPVQWNEVSSGSVDTTARLPKQQQLRGNLAVVQQKQNFGPYQGFGSNQQIVPMSQNLASMQQGYPQRTIQRMNPVQQYRQSIANPCQNLSEQVNPQTVYRQDLNFNSSQHLTYNSMGPPNGRAVQNQQMQNYRSNFAHMNNMNNANQQNYVPLTAGQNAGRGLIQPRPPSEPKPLNRQHSGSGMVQQNGCSLSNINSSEASPKRPGDFGQHGNGNGTVYYSGEIHMLDPSVDYGSPMSPCTNQAPVASVSTMASPGVNQVTSTVDSTQTLEHTQIDFDAILDDGDHSSLMSGTLSPGLLQSLSQNSSRLTTPRNSVTLASIPAGIGNMAIGDMSSMLTALAEESKFLNMMA